From a single bacterium genomic region:
- the murF gene encoding UDP-N-acetylmuramoyl-tripeptide--D-alanyl-D-alanine ligase: protein MDPIRLSELVTATNGLLVNGMEMKVTGVSIDTRTLRPGDLYVAIRGKRLDGHQFCEQAVEKGAVGVVVDSEAAVPTGKVGIVVANTTEALGSIAFRHRERMSARVVAVTGSNGKTTTKEILAGILALKFKTLKPEGSYNNDIGVPLTVLRMTRDIEAAVFEIEMNELGGTARLARICRPETGVITNIGDTHLEFMKDRHGVAQEKAELLQALPEKGAAVLNADDPLVMAIGATYAPPRRVTFGLEQKAEVFATDIEDAGLAGSRFRLMGKYDVTLAMPGRHNVANCLAACAGAYAMGMWPGDMPEAIARLKALPMRLRVSKLGDMTVIEDCYNANPQSVGAAIEVLQECGEVDRRIAFLGDMLELGESAQSQHEALGRKVGALVNRLVVVGPLGEHTARGASAVGLDRIWRFETSEQARGALFDFIRPGDTILVKGSRAMAMETISQEIVRRYGERQ from the coding sequence ATGGACCCCATAAGGCTGAGCGAACTCGTGACCGCGACCAATGGCCTGTTGGTGAACGGCATGGAGATGAAGGTGACGGGCGTTTCGATTGACACCCGTACATTGAGGCCCGGCGACCTGTACGTTGCGATCCGTGGCAAACGGCTCGACGGGCATCAGTTCTGTGAGCAGGCGGTTGAGAAGGGCGCAGTCGGCGTCGTAGTTGATTCGGAAGCAGCGGTACCGACGGGCAAGGTCGGCATCGTGGTCGCGAATACTACGGAGGCCTTGGGCAGCATCGCTTTCCGCCACCGCGAGCGGATGTCGGCTCGCGTCGTCGCCGTGACCGGTAGCAACGGCAAGACGACCACCAAGGAAATCCTCGCCGGAATCCTCGCGCTCAAGTTCAAGACGCTCAAGCCCGAAGGTAGCTACAACAATGACATCGGTGTGCCGCTGACCGTTCTGCGTATGACCCGCGATATCGAGGCGGCAGTGTTCGAGATTGAGATGAACGAGTTGGGCGGGACCGCACGGCTGGCGCGCATCTGCCGGCCCGAGACCGGGGTGATTACCAACATCGGGGATACGCACCTTGAGTTCATGAAGGACCGGCACGGTGTGGCGCAGGAGAAGGCCGAGTTGCTGCAGGCGTTGCCCGAGAAGGGCGCGGCTGTGCTCAATGCCGATGACCCATTAGTGATGGCCATCGGTGCGACCTATGCGCCGCCTCGCCGAGTCACTTTCGGGCTGGAGCAGAAGGCCGAGGTCTTTGCCACGGACATTGAGGATGCCGGGCTGGCCGGGAGCCGATTCCGGTTGATGGGTAAGTACGATGTCACGCTCGCCATGCCGGGCAGGCACAATGTCGCAAACTGCCTCGCAGCCTGCGCCGGGGCATATGCAATGGGCATGTGGCCCGGCGACATGCCGGAGGCGATTGCCCGGCTCAAGGCGCTGCCGATGCGGCTGCGGGTATCGAAGCTCGGCGACATGACGGTGATTGAGGATTGCTACAACGCCAACCCTCAGTCAGTCGGTGCCGCAATTGAGGTTCTGCAGGAGTGTGGCGAGGTCGATAGGCGTATCGCATTTCTAGGGGATATGCTGGAATTGGGTGAATCAGCGCAATCCCAGCACGAAGCCCTTGGCCGCAAGGTGGGGGCACTTGTAAATAGACTGGTAGTGGTTGGACCTCTAGGCGAACACACTGCCAGAGGTGCCTCTGCGGTGGGATTGGACAGGATTTGGCGGTTTGAGACGTCTGAGCAGGCCAGGGGG